In Nymphaea colorata isolate Beijing-Zhang1983 chromosome 5, ASM883128v2, whole genome shotgun sequence, one genomic interval encodes:
- the LOC116255026 gene encoding protein disulfide isomerase-like 5-1 isoform X2 encodes MRKLVLVTAALVGVLLCRSLLRATADVVTLNADTFADKVKEKDTLWFVKFCVPWCKHCKNLGSLWEDLERNVEGEDGIEIGEVDCSTNKPICTKVDIHSYPTFKLFYEGEEIAKYKGPRDVESLKAFALEEAVKASKGEYDSDKSSL; translated from the exons atgAGGAAATTGGTCCTGGTCACGGCCGCCCTTGTGGGCGTTCTTCTCTGTCGTTCGTTGCTGCGTGCGACTGCCGACGTCGTAACCCTTAACGCCGACACCTTCGCCGATAAG GTGAAGGAGAAGGATACATTATGGTTTGTTAAATTCTGTGTTCCATGGTGTAAACATTG CAAGAATCTTGGCTCACTATGGGAGGATCTAGAAAGGAATGTTGAGGGCGAGGATGGAATTGAGATTGGGGAAGTTGATTGCAGTACTAACAAACCTATCTGCACGAAAGTTGATATTCATTCATACCCAACTTTTAAGCTCTTCTATGAGGGTGAAGAAATTGCTAAATATAAAG GCCCTAGAGATGTGGAGTCATTGAAAGCTTTTGCTCTAGAAGAAGCAGTAAAAGCATCAAAAGGGGAATATGACAGTGACAAATCCTCGTTGTAA
- the LOC116255026 gene encoding protein disulfide isomerase-like 5-1 isoform X1: MRKLVLVTAALVGVLLCRSLLRATADVVTLNADTFADKYFYEHKQMSELGNSHVKEKDTLWFVKFCVPWCKHCKNLGSLWEDLERNVEGEDGIEIGEVDCSTNKPICTKVDIHSYPTFKLFYEGEEIAKYKGPRDVESLKAFALEEAVKASKGEYDSDKSSL; encoded by the exons atgAGGAAATTGGTCCTGGTCACGGCCGCCCTTGTGGGCGTTCTTCTCTGTCGTTCGTTGCTGCGTGCGACTGCCGACGTCGTAACCCTTAACGCCGACACCTTCGCCGATAAG TACTTTTATGAGCACAAGCAGATGTCTGAACTCGGGAATTCACAT GTGAAGGAGAAGGATACATTATGGTTTGTTAAATTCTGTGTTCCATGGTGTAAACATTG CAAGAATCTTGGCTCACTATGGGAGGATCTAGAAAGGAATGTTGAGGGCGAGGATGGAATTGAGATTGGGGAAGTTGATTGCAGTACTAACAAACCTATCTGCACGAAAGTTGATATTCATTCATACCCAACTTTTAAGCTCTTCTATGAGGGTGAAGAAATTGCTAAATATAAAG GCCCTAGAGATGTGGAGTCATTGAAAGCTTTTGCTCTAGAAGAAGCAGTAAAAGCATCAAAAGGGGAATATGACAGTGACAAATCCTCGTTGTAA
- the LOC116254729 gene encoding beta-1,4-xylosyltransferase IRX9 produces MNPLERSKKRIHLWKKAMIHFSLCFTMGFFTGLAPTSTSDVFPGRRTGDFRASRIIIQGRGQATVRPERAGNFNRSLMADASSEIPNRIEWELAELENQDDEPEAARRLLIIVTPTGVGNPLQAAYLRRLGHTLKLVPHPLLWIVVQHQTDSPETVEILRGSGIMYRHIVCRENFTTPAESVEYQRNLALNHIEHHRLDGIVHFADAFNVYDLQFFDEIRETEVFGTWPVGMIYANKKKIGFAGAVCDGAAQVVGWHADVKNTSNYTPNEFIINTSAFAFNSTILWDPERWGRPSSTPTAPQDSMSFIRRLVFEGEARIRGLAEGCTKVMLWRLRLQPLLSGSGVIAQA; encoded by the exons ATGAATCCCTTGGAGAGATCAAAGAAGAGAATTCATCTATGGAAGAAGGCCATGATCCACTTCTCCCTCTGTTTCACTATGGGGTTCTTCACGGGGCTTGCGCCGACGAGTACTTCCGACGTTTTTCCCGGTCGTCGAACCGGAGACTTCCGCGCCAGTAGGATCATAATTCAAGGCCGAGGTCAGGCCACCGTTCGTCCAGAGAGGGCCGGGAACTTCAACCGAAGCTTGATGGCCGACGCCAGTTCGGAGATTCCGAACCGGATCGAATGGGAATTGGCCGAGTTGGAGAACCAGGACGACGAACCGGAAGCGGCGCGAAGATTGCTGATAATCGTGACGCCGACGGGCGTGGGCAATCCTCTGCAGGCGGCGTACTTGAGAAGGTTGGGCCACACTCTGAAACTGGTTCCCCATCCGCTGCTTTGGATTGTGGTTCAACACCAGACCGACTCGCCCGAGACCGTGGAGATACTCAGAGGAAGCGGGATCATGTACCGGCACATCGTGTGCAGGGAGAACTTCACAACGCCGGCAGAATCGGTCGAATATCAGAGGAATCTCGCTCTCAACCACATCGAACACCATCGCCTCGACGGCATCGTGCATTTCGCCGACGCCTTCAACGTCTATGACCTGCAATTCTTTGATGAAATCAGAGAAACTGA GGTTTTTGGGACATGGCCGGTGGGCATGATATatgcaaacaagaagaaaataggGTTCGCCGGAGCGGTTTGCGACGGCGCGGCGCAGGTGGTAGGATGGCATGCAGATGTGAAGAACACCAGCAACTACACTCCTAATGAGTTCATCATAAACACATCTGCATTTGCATTCAACAGCACCATTCTCTGGGATCCTGAAAGATGGGGCCGTCCTTCTTCCACTCCCACTGCTCCTCAG GACTCGATGAGCTTCATCCGACGGCTGGTGTTCGAGGGCGAGGCGAGGATTCGCGGTCTAGCAGAAGGGTGCACCAAGGTCATGTTATGGCGTCTTCGCCTGCAGCCCTTGTTGTCTGGTTCCGGTGTGATAGCCCAAGCATAG